TTTTAAACATGAGTAAAGGAACAGTAAAATTCTTCAATGACACTAAAGGTTTTGGTTTTATCACTGAAGATGGTGTAGACAGAGATCACTTTGTACACATCTCTGGATTAATTGACGAAATTCGTGAAGGCGATGTTGTTGAGTTTGATCTAGAAGAAGGTAAAAAAGGTTTAAATGCGGTAAACGTAAAAGTACTATAATATATACTTTCTAGAATTTACAAAGTCCCATTCATTAATTTGAATGGGACTTTTTTTTATAGTGTACTTTCTACTATTTCTTGTAACTCATCTTCTAAACTAATTATCGGATACGTTTTCCCTGCTTGTCTGTACCAGAATCCTGCATTAAATTCATCTCCTTCTTTTCTATGCAAATAGGCATGAATCCAATTTCCTAATGGTGTATGTAAATCTTGAGCAATTGCATGAGATTTCTGCCAATCATCTTTTGCAACATACCACAATGCCTGTAACCCTTCTGGCCAACTGTGATCTGGTTTACTTTCTTCTAAAGCATATTGAAAATCTGTGTAATTATTTGGTATCATTTTGCTAATTTTTTTACTAGTTTACCTACCGTTAATCCCTGAACAACAATGGAGAATACAACAACAACATATGTAATTACTAAAAATAAATCTCTATTCATATCTTCAGAAAGCCCTAGTGCTAAAGCAATAGAGATGCCACCGCGTAAACCTCCCCAAGTCATAATAACATTTGTATTCGGAACAAAATCTAGTTTCTTTTCAAAGATCCGGATAGGTAATACTAAGGAAATATAACGACATAACAATATAATTGGTATTGCAAACAAGCCGGCTATGATATAATTTATATTGAATGTAAGGACCAACATTTCCATTCCTATTAACACAAATAACAACGTATTCAAAAGAATATCAATCAATTCCCAAAATTTATCTACATATGTTTCTGTGGTTTCAGACATTGAACTGTCACGCAACGTATCATTACCCACTACTAAACCAGCTGTAACCATTGCTAACGGTGCCGATAAATGTAATTTTTGCGCTATAACAGTACCTACCATTACTGTAGCTAAAGTAATAATAACTTCAATATCATAATCATCTATAGATTTCATCAATCTATAGGTAACCCAACCCAGTAACAAACCTAAAATAATTCCTCCTATTACTTCTACTCCAAATAATTCTACAACATCTAAAGCTGTTATTGTTTCGGTAGACGGACTCGCAAATTGATATATTGTCAAAAACACAACAACCCCTACCCCATCATTAAATAGCGATTCTCCAACAATTTTTGTTTCTAATTTTTTTGGAACTCCCGCTTTTTTTAAAATTCCGAGTACAGCTATAGGATCTGTAGGAGATATTAAAGCCCCAAATAACAAACAGTGAATATACTTCACCTCTAAACCAAAAATTTGCAACAGATAGAACACCGCCGTTCCTACCAAAAATGTAGAGACGAGGACTCCCAATGTAGAAAATAGCAATATTGGCCCTCGTTGAACTTTTAACTGTTCAAAATTAGTATGTAAAGCCCCTGCAAAGAGCAAAAAACTCAACATAACATCCAATAAAATAGATTTAAAATCAATTTGAGTTATGATGTACTTTTCAGCATTTAGCAATGTATCATCAAAATAACTCAAGGCAAATACTCCCAATGTAAAAACAATGGTAATCAACATTAACCCAATGGTATTGGGTAGCTTAAAAAAACGAACATTTATATAGCCAAATAAGGCCGAAAGAAATACCAGAATGGCAATGATCACAAAATAATCCATAAATCTGTTTGGTTAGGTGTTTTGCAAAAATGCGATAAAACAAGATGGTATAATAATACAATGACTAAAAATTATCCCTCAAGAATACACTTATCTATTAAATCTTCCTGTAGTATTCCCTTCAAGAATACCCATTACTTCTTTAACTGTTGCAAAATTAACATCACCTTCATAGGTATGTTTTAAAGCACAAGCTGCACTAGCAAATTGCATTGCTTTATAATCGTCAAACTCTTGCAGTCCATAAATTAATCCAGCAGCAAAAGCATCTCCAGTACCAATTCTATCTACAATATGAGTAATATCTAAGTCTTCTGTTTCCCTAAACTCCTTACCATTCCACATTCTAGCTCTTATTTTATGCCAAGAAGAATTCAAAGAAGTTCTTATTTTATCAAACACTTTTTCGATAGAAGGAAAACGCTCCATTAATTGTTTACTCGCAGCAATAAAATCATCATTAGAATAACTATATGTTGTTTCTAATACTTCATTAATTTCATTTATACCACCAATAAAAATGGTGGAGTACTCTAACAACTCCGAAAGCACTTCTTTAGCATCCCTACCATATTTCCAGAGTCCACTTCTATAGGTTGGATCTGCCGTAATAGTAATTCCTTTTTTTCTTGCTAAAATTAAACCATCACGCAGGGTTTCATATCCACCTTGACATAATGCTGGCGTAATTCCTGTCCAATGAAACCAAGATGCTTTTTTTAAGGAAGATTCCCAATCTACCATAGAAGGCTGTATCTCGGAAAAAGAAGAATGCGATCTATTGTACGATATTGAACTAGGCCGCATTACCGCCCCTACTTCTAAAAAGTAAACTCCCAATGGCCTATTAGAACGAACAATAGAAGATGTATTTACATCAAACTTATTCAAATAAGAAATGGCTGTATCTCCGATAAAATCATTAGAAATACAACTGATATGTTTTACTTTTCCCCCAAAATTTGAGATGGAAATACCCACATTAATCTCTGTACCTCCAAAATAAAATTCTAAAGTATTTGATTGTATAAACTTCTTATTTCCTTCTGGCGATAAACGCATTAATACTTCTCCGAAAGTTATTGTTTGATTCATTACGAAAACGTTTGATGAATTGCGAAATTAAATAAGAATTATGCCTTTTTAATATAAAAGGTGAATTAATAACAAATGTTCTTACAATTGACGAGTAGCAACACATCAATTAAAAACGAAATGAATAGCGTTACTCATTTAGTTTATCCAGTTACGCTGTTAGAAATAAGAAAGATGCCTTGCACCATAACTTAAAAACAACACCTTATGAGAAGTCTTCTTTGGTTAGTAGTCGTTATTTGTATTGTTTCAAGGCCTTTAGAAATGTTAGGAGTCGTACCCGGAATTGGACCAAATTATTTAGCACCTATTCTGATGGTAATCGCAGTTGTAGTAATCCTTTACAATATAACCACAGGAAGAAAGCCAATATAAAAAATATATTGAAAATGATGTGTATTCCTAAATAGCCCCTACAGCTTATTAAAGGATTAAAATTAATTAGTTAAAGCTGAACAATGATATCATTGTTCAGCTTTTTGGATTTATACTGTTTTCTTTTAAGTTTATCTTAGTTTCATGATGCTAGCAATGCTAAAAACTCATCTTCACTAATAATAGCAACTCCCAAACTTTCTGCTTTTGTTCGTTTACTAGGCCCCATTTTATCTCCAGCTACTAAAAATGTAGTTTTGGAAGATACTGATGAGCCTACTTTCCCGCCATTATCTTCAATTAATTTTTTGAGCTCATCACGACTCACTTTCTCAAACACACCTGATACAACAAAGATTTGCCCTTTTAATTCTTCGGTCTGGTTTTCTAATTTATCTGCGGATAACTCAAACTGAACACCATAACTTTTTAAACGCTCAATAGTTTCTTGATTGGTTTCATTTTGAAAAAATTCAACCACGCTATTGGCTATACGCTCTCCGATCTCATCAACCTTTACCAATTCTTCTACTGAGGCAACTTTCAAAGCATCTATATTCTTATAGGCTTTAGCCAATTTTTTAGCTACGGTCTCTCCAACGAACCGGATTCCTAAAGCAAAAAGCACTCGTTCAAAAGGTATAGAAACTGACGCTTTTACTCCATTCACCAAATTTTCAGCAGATTTTCCAGCCATACGCTCTAAAGGCATTACTTGCTCTTTAGTTAAGGTATATAAATCAGCGTAATTTTTAATCAATTGCTCTTTATACAAAAGCGCTACTGTTTCACCACCTAAACCTTCAATATCCATGGCTTTACGTGAAATATAATGCTGAATTCTTCCTGTAATTTGTGGAGGACACCCATAGAAATTAGGACAAAAATGTTTAGCATCTCCTTCCGCACGCTCTAACTCCGCATTACACTCAGGACAATGATCTATATATTTTGTGGGTACAGAATTACTTGGACGTTGTGCAAAATCTACTCCCACAATTTTTGGAATAATTTCTCCTCCTTTTTCAACAAAAACCGTATCTCCTTCGCGAATATCAAATTTCGCTATTTGATCTGCATTGTGCAGGGAAGCTCTTTTTACCGTAGTTCCTGCTAATAGTACAGGTACTAAATTAGCGACGGGAGTAATAGCTCCTGTTCTCCCTACTTGATACGTAATCTCATTTAAAAGCGTAGCAACCTGCTCTGCTTTAAATTTATATGCCATTGCCCAACGTGGCGATTTAGACGTGTACCCCAATTCTTCTTGGTACTGCAAGCTATTCACTTTAATAACCACACCATCTGTTTCGTATGGCAGTTCATGTCTATGAATATCCCAATATTCTACGAAAGCCATCACTTCATCGGTTGACTTGCAAAGTTGGGCTACCGTTGGCACTTTAAAACCCCAAACCCTCGCTTTTTCTAGCATTTGAAACTGCGATTCAATTCCTGTTTTCTCTCCTACAATACCATACAACAAGCATTCTAATGGTCGTTGTGCCACCAAAGCGCTATCTTGAAGCTTTAAGCTTCCCGATGCAGTATTCCTAGGATTCATATACGGGTCTTCCCCATTTTCTATACGTTCTGCATTCATTTTCGCAAAACCTTCAAAAGGTAAAACAATCTCTCCACGAATATCAAATTTGGGAGGATAATCACCTTTCAATTGTAATGGGATAGATTTAATTGTTTTTATATTATTAGTAACATCATCTCCTTGAAAACCATCGCCACGCGTAAGCGCACGCACCAACTGTCCGTTTTCATAGGTGATGCTTATAGAGGCACCATCATACTTAAGCTCACAAGTAAATGCTACAGGTACATCTCCTAAATTACGCTGAATTCGCTTTTCCCATTCTTCTAGATCTTCTTTAGAATAACTATTGTCTAAGGAATACATGCGACTGTCATGCACTATAGTTTTAAAATTTTTAGTAACCATACCGCCAACACGTAAACTAGGTGAGGTTGCATCATAAAACTCAGGATGTTTTTCTTCTAGATCTTGCAATTCTTTCAATTGCATGTCAAAATCATAATCAGATATCGTTGGAGTATCTA
This genomic stretch from Cellulophaga algicola DSM 14237 harbors:
- a CDS encoding cold-shock protein, which translates into the protein MSKGTVKFFNDTKGFGFITEDGVDRDHFVHISGLIDEIREGDVVEFDLEEGKKGLNAVNVKVL
- a CDS encoding cation:proton antiporter: MDYFVIIAILVFLSALFGYINVRFFKLPNTIGLMLITIVFTLGVFALSYFDDTLLNAEKYIITQIDFKSILLDVMLSFLLFAGALHTNFEQLKVQRGPILLFSTLGVLVSTFLVGTAVFYLLQIFGLEVKYIHCLLFGALISPTDPIAVLGILKKAGVPKKLETKIVGESLFNDGVGVVVFLTIYQFASPSTETITALDVVELFGVEVIGGIILGLLLGWVTYRLMKSIDDYDIEVIITLATVMVGTVIAQKLHLSAPLAMVTAGLVVGNDTLRDSSMSETTETYVDKFWELIDILLNTLLFVLIGMEMLVLTFNINYIIAGLFAIPIILLCRYISLVLPIRIFEKKLDFVPNTNVIMTWGGLRGGISIALALGLSEDMNRDLFLVITYVVVVFSIVVQGLTVGKLVKKLAK
- a CDS encoding sugar kinase; protein product: MNQTITFGEVLMRLSPEGNKKFIQSNTLEFYFGGTEINVGISISNFGGKVKHISCISNDFIGDTAISYLNKFDVNTSSIVRSNRPLGVYFLEVGAVMRPSSISYNRSHSSFSEIQPSMVDWESSLKKASWFHWTGITPALCQGGYETLRDGLILARKKGITITADPTYRSGLWKYGRDAKEVLSELLEYSTIFIGGINEINEVLETTYSYSNDDFIAASKQLMERFPSIEKVFDKIRTSLNSSWHKIRARMWNGKEFRETEDLDITHIVDRIGTGDAFAAGLIYGLQEFDDYKAMQFASAACALKHTYEGDVNFATVKEVMGILEGNTTGRFNR
- a CDS encoding lmo0937 family membrane protein — translated: MRSLLWLVVVICIVSRPLEMLGVVPGIGPNYLAPILMVIAVVVILYNITTGRKPI
- the ligA gene encoding NAD-dependent DNA ligase LigA — encoded protein: MESKQKIEALRIGLREHNYNYYVLDTPTISDYDFDMQLKELQDLEEKHPEFYDATSPSLRVGGMVTKNFKTIVHDSRMYSLDNSYSKEDLEEWEKRIQRNLGDVPVAFTCELKYDGASISITYENGQLVRALTRGDGFQGDDVTNNIKTIKSIPLQLKGDYPPKFDIRGEIVLPFEGFAKMNAERIENGEDPYMNPRNTASGSLKLQDSALVAQRPLECLLYGIVGEKTGIESQFQMLEKARVWGFKVPTVAQLCKSTDEVMAFVEYWDIHRHELPYETDGVVIKVNSLQYQEELGYTSKSPRWAMAYKFKAEQVATLLNEITYQVGRTGAITPVANLVPVLLAGTTVKRASLHNADQIAKFDIREGDTVFVEKGGEIIPKIVGVDFAQRPSNSVPTKYIDHCPECNAELERAEGDAKHFCPNFYGCPPQITGRIQHYISRKAMDIEGLGGETVALLYKEQLIKNYADLYTLTKEQVMPLERMAGKSAENLVNGVKASVSIPFERVLFALGIRFVGETVAKKLAKAYKNIDALKVASVEELVKVDEIGERIANSVVEFFQNETNQETIERLKSYGVQFELSADKLENQTEELKGQIFVVSGVFEKVSRDELKKLIEDNGGKVGSSVSSKTTFLVAGDKMGPSKRTKAESLGVAIISEDEFLALLAS